One genomic window of Streptomyces sp. WP-1 includes the following:
- a CDS encoding antitoxin, whose translation MGKLGDIAKKAKEMAESHPDQADKGVERAERLVDERTGDKYDAQTDKAADAVRRSYGGHGTAEH comes from the coding sequence ATGGGCAAGCTCGGGGACATCGCGAAGAAGGCCAAGGAGATGGCCGAGAGCCACCCGGACCAGGCCGACAAGGGCGTCGAGCGCGCCGAGCGGCTGGTCGACGAGCGCACGGGCGACAAGTACGACGCCCAGACCGACAAGGCCGCGGACGCGGTGCGGCGCTCCTACGGCGGCCACGGCACGGCCGAGCACTGA
- a CDS encoding DinB family protein: MTTPDAKADLRRYLQSARDALLWKLDGLSEYDGRRPLTPTGTNLLGLVKHVATMELGYLGDVFGRPSGEPLPWLAEDAEPNADMWATADESRRFVVELYHRAWAHADATIEALALDATGKVPWWPDGRNEVTLHRAVVHVIAETERHAGHADIVRELIDGDVGVRQGNDNMASDDPAWWEDYRDRLERAARDADPDTAPRA; this comes from the coding sequence ATGACGACCCCAGACGCCAAGGCCGACCTCCGTCGATACCTCCAGTCCGCCCGTGACGCCCTGCTGTGGAAGCTCGACGGACTCTCGGAGTACGACGGCCGCCGCCCGCTCACCCCGACCGGCACCAACCTCCTCGGCCTGGTGAAGCATGTCGCCACCATGGAACTCGGCTACCTCGGCGACGTCTTCGGACGGCCGTCCGGCGAACCGCTGCCCTGGCTGGCCGAGGACGCCGAGCCGAACGCGGACATGTGGGCCACCGCCGACGAGTCGCGCCGGTTCGTCGTGGAGCTGTACCACCGCGCGTGGGCGCACGCGGACGCCACGATCGAGGCGCTGGCGCTCGACGCGACCGGCAAGGTGCCGTGGTGGCCGGACGGCAGGAACGAGGTGACGCTGCACCGCGCCGTCGTCCACGTGATCGCCGAGACGGAACGGCACGCCGGACACGCCGATATCGTCCGGGAACTCATCGACGGCGACGTCGGCGTGCGCCAGGGCAACGACAACATGGCCTCGGACGACCCGGCGTGGTGGGAGGACTACCGCGACCGCCTGGAGCGCGCGGCACGGGACGCCGACCCGGACACGGCACCGCGGGCCTGA
- a CDS encoding patatin-like phospholipase family protein, which yields MEESRTTRPPTPPTRAFVLGGGGALGAYEVGMLKALFAAGIRPDLVVGTSVGAINGAAVAADPSSSSVARLADLWTGLGRAGVFSGSLLGRLGTAARSGTHLYQATPLRELLTSHVPVAHIEELPLSFQCVAASIERAAEHWFAEGPLADAVLASCAVPGLLPPVRMDGEHYVDGGLVNSIPVGRAVALGATEVYVLQVGRVERALSPPRAPWQVALVAFEIARRHRFARDMADLPDGVTVHVLPSGSGHDEGTATLRQLRHRSFGRTAERIERAYAASSRYLDTAFGSP from the coding sequence ATGGAGGAGAGCCGCACCACCCGTCCACCGACCCCGCCGACCCGCGCCTTCGTGCTGGGCGGCGGTGGCGCCCTCGGCGCGTACGAGGTCGGCATGCTCAAGGCCCTCTTCGCCGCGGGCATCCGCCCCGACCTCGTCGTCGGTACCTCCGTCGGCGCGATCAACGGCGCCGCCGTCGCGGCCGATCCGTCCAGCTCGTCCGTGGCCCGGCTCGCCGACCTGTGGACCGGCCTGGGGCGTGCCGGGGTGTTCTCCGGATCGCTGCTGGGCCGGCTGGGCACCGCCGCGCGCAGCGGCACGCACCTCTACCAGGCCACGCCCCTGCGCGAGTTGCTCACCTCCCATGTCCCGGTCGCGCACATCGAGGAGCTGCCCCTGTCGTTCCAGTGCGTCGCGGCGAGCATCGAGCGCGCCGCCGAGCACTGGTTCGCCGAGGGGCCGCTGGCGGACGCCGTGCTCGCCTCGTGCGCGGTGCCCGGACTGCTGCCGCCCGTCCGGATGGACGGGGAGCACTACGTCGACGGGGGCCTCGTCAACAGCATTCCCGTCGGCCGCGCCGTGGCCCTCGGGGCGACCGAGGTGTACGTCCTCCAGGTGGGCCGCGTCGAGCGGGCCCTCTCGCCACCGCGCGCCCCCTGGCAGGTGGCTCTGGTGGCGTTCGAGATCGCCCGCAGGCACCGGTTCGCCCGTGACATGGCGGACCTCCCGGACGGGGTCACGGTCCATGTGCTGCCCTCGGGGTCGGGCCACGACGAGGGCACGGCGACACTGCGGCAGCTGCGGCACCGTAGCTTCGGGCGGACCGCCGAACGCATCGAACGCGCCTACGCGGCCTCCTCCCGGTACCTCGACACCGCGTTCGGCTCACCGTGA
- a CDS encoding 1-acyl-sn-glycerol-3-phosphate acyltransferase: protein MTGTGAPRGRPARLAGAAVTGLRRATTIALLLALVPVTAGLLVAAGVLCALLAPVTREPWRPVRITGFALLYLLAELGGLVAATVLWARRLPDRRHREQRRVADAFAVLERLLRLLRRAADSVFRLRLEVTPAPGAPSRDPAVPLLVFVRHAGVGDSFLLMQTLLGQAGLRPHIVLKRTLRADPALDVLIGQVPHCFLPSLDGRDEEAIGELAAGLGPGDALVVFPEGGNFTPRRRRRAIASLRRRGLPGRARRAERMRHVLPPRDAGALAALAAAPTADVVFVAHTGLDVVHSARTAWTRLPLRDTVRAHWWRIPASRIPRGDGPRSEWLLAQWARVDRWVADHAAPGATHA, encoded by the coding sequence GTGACCGGCACGGGAGCACCCCGCGGGCGCCCGGCGCGCCTGGCCGGTGCGGCGGTCACCGGTCTGCGCCGCGCGACCACCATCGCGCTGCTGCTCGCGCTCGTCCCCGTCACAGCCGGGCTCCTCGTCGCCGCCGGAGTGCTCTGCGCCCTGCTCGCGCCCGTCACCCGCGAGCCGTGGCGACCCGTGCGGATCACCGGCTTCGCCCTGCTGTACCTGCTGGCGGAGCTGGGCGGGCTGGTCGCCGCCACCGTGCTGTGGGCCCGGCGGCTGCCCGACCGGCGGCACCGCGAGCAGCGCCGCGTCGCGGACGCGTTCGCCGTGCTGGAACGGCTGCTACGGCTGTTGCGGCGGGCCGCCGATTCGGTCTTCCGGCTCCGGCTGGAGGTGACGCCCGCGCCGGGAGCCCCGTCCCGGGACCCGGCGGTGCCGCTGCTGGTCTTCGTACGGCACGCCGGCGTCGGCGACTCCTTCCTGCTGATGCAGACGCTGCTCGGCCAGGCCGGACTGCGCCCCCACATCGTCCTGAAGCGGACCCTGCGCGCCGACCCCGCTCTCGATGTCCTGATCGGGCAGGTACCCCACTGCTTCCTCCCGTCCCTCGACGGCCGCGACGAGGAGGCGATCGGGGAGCTGGCGGCCGGTCTGGGCCCGGGTGACGCGCTCGTCGTCTTCCCGGAGGGCGGCAACTTCACGCCGCGCCGACGGCGGCGGGCGATCGCCTCGCTGCGCCGCCGGGGGCTGCCGGGCCGGGCGCGCCGCGCGGAGCGGATGCGCCATGTCCTGCCGCCGAGGGACGCCGGTGCCCTCGCCGCGCTCGCCGCCGCGCCCACGGCCGATGTCGTCTTCGTCGCCCACACCGGCCTGGACGTCGTCCACTCGGCGCGCACCGCGTGGACCCGGCTGCCGCTGCGTGACACCGTGCGGGCGCACTGGTGGCGCATACCCGCCAGCCGCATTCCGCGGGGTGACGGCCCCCGCAGCGAGTGGCTGCTCGCCCAGTGGGCCCGCGTCGACCGCTGGGTGGCCGACCACGCCGCCCCGGGCGCGACGCACGCGTGA
- a CDS encoding DUF418 domain-containing protein, with protein sequence MPPPPARAGRAAPAPVRAGSVPPGRLVGIDLARGLAVFGMFAVHVGPDPAVGGPVGFLLEAASGRSSALFALLAGFSLIIITGRPGPRTGRAGRQAVATVVIRAVVLLALGYALTALGTEVDVILSYYGVLFLAALPLYRLRAGTLALLAAVTALVLPQALYGIRAAVADGGWADAITAHDPLALLTGTGGTMDLLFTGDYPVLTWIPFLLAGMALARLDLHRPHARSRLALTGGALALLGYGGSWLALRLVPHALPALASATHSPASSPWWWSDTAGEPGGRPPPAWLLVAVPHSETTLSVVGGTGVAVAVVAACLTVAERTPRLARAAGPVAAVGMMALTSYVLHILALWFFDDVWYVPAIDGDGMSALAVLAVLIAATMLLATAWTRRFRRGPMEQLLHLLTRPARSVG encoded by the coding sequence ATGCCACCGCCGCCCGCGCGAGCCGGTCGCGCCGCCCCGGCTCCCGTCCGGGCCGGGAGCGTCCCGCCGGGGCGGCTCGTCGGGATCGACCTGGCCCGTGGGCTCGCGGTCTTCGGCATGTTCGCGGTCCATGTCGGTCCCGACCCGGCGGTGGGCGGCCCGGTGGGGTTCCTGCTGGAGGCGGCGAGCGGCCGCTCCTCCGCCCTCTTCGCCCTGCTGGCCGGATTCTCCCTGATCATCATCACCGGCCGCCCGGGGCCCCGTACCGGCCGGGCGGGCCGGCAGGCCGTGGCCACGGTCGTGATCCGCGCCGTCGTGCTGCTGGCGCTCGGCTACGCGCTGACCGCCCTGGGCACCGAGGTCGACGTGATCCTCAGCTACTACGGGGTGCTCTTCCTCGCCGCGCTCCCGCTGTACCGGCTGCGGGCCGGGACGCTGGCCCTCCTCGCCGCCGTGACCGCCCTGGTCCTCCCCCAGGCCCTGTACGGGATCCGGGCGGCCGTCGCGGACGGCGGCTGGGCGGACGCGATCACGGCCCACGACCCCCTGGCCCTCCTCACCGGCACGGGCGGCACCATGGACCTGCTGTTCACCGGGGACTATCCGGTGCTCACCTGGATACCGTTCCTGCTCGCCGGAATGGCGCTGGCCCGGCTGGACCTGCACCGCCCGCACGCCCGGTCACGGCTCGCGCTGACCGGCGGGGCACTCGCGCTGCTGGGCTACGGCGGCTCCTGGCTGGCCCTGCGCCTGGTCCCGCACGCCCTGCCCGCCCTCGCGTCCGCCACACACAGCCCGGCGTCGTCCCCCTGGTGGTGGTCCGACACCGCGGGCGAACCCGGGGGCCGCCCCCCGCCGGCCTGGCTGCTGGTGGCCGTCCCGCACAGCGAGACGACGCTCTCCGTCGTCGGCGGCACGGGAGTCGCCGTGGCCGTGGTCGCCGCCTGCCTGACCGTCGCGGAACGCACGCCCCGGCTCGCCCGCGCGGCCGGCCCCGTCGCCGCGGTGGGCATGATGGCGCTCACCTCGTACGTCCTGCACATCCTGGCGCTGTGGTTCTTCGACGACGTCTGGTACGTCCCCGCCATCGACGGCGACGGCATGTCCGCCCTCGCGGTGCTGGCCGTCCTCATCGCGGCCACCATGCTCCTGGCGACGGCGTGGACCCGGCGGTTCCGGCGCGGGCCCATGGAGCAGCTCCTGCACCTGCTCACCCGCCCGGCCAGGTCGGTCGGGTGA